The proteins below are encoded in one region of Populus alba chromosome 2, ASM523922v2, whole genome shotgun sequence:
- the LOC118062765 gene encoding uncharacterized protein isoform X5: MPDFPNEEGTFFFSPRKGSAHNSKDEVDCDDKDKYALLEYSIMSSDTKFDKGNNLRGFGREKQAEACTWSLVNKEAETLINLNENALSSHSAYSKGNKSHKGIRGKAKPKFAFHFQSHKDGLYQPFISKDKNPITFKVDDGPERSETIENRNLENLSPVFHEEFFGENVNLSEIEPVEAEALGNGFVDHSMAEILDGLQDKNIQPRGNSKWYSRTNSRRGQIVMKRSMSLLGDRIIDDEDQPELLASGSSSDDETNHQNINLADLEMKKRTIADRFQEALAATSVSDEGVIFAAAKPSGIGLFGKLQQVMQTEKERDSEFLKKLQMGASPNSEPCSIVAKILSRCFDAKLIVCHCTFGENIKDSQSPESSKTFVDRGRIRTVIFSPRVCSNVDLDLGNLICIYPPWKEVQVIGSDEFVILTTYFSHVSA, from the exons ATGCCTGATTTCCCTAATGAGGAGGGTACTTTCTTTTTCTCCCCTAGAAAAGGATCTGCACATAACTCTAAAGATGAAGTCGATTGTGATGACAAG GATAAATATGCATTGTTGGAATATTCAATTATGTCTAGTGACACAAAGTTTGATAAAGGTAATAATCTTCGAGGTTTTGGAAGGGAGAAGCAAGCTGAAGCATGCACATGGTCCCTGGTGAATAAAGAGGCTGAGACACTAATCAATTTGAATGAGAATGCACTCTCTTCCCATTCTGCTTATTCTAAAGGAAACAAATCTCATAAAG GTATCAGAGGCAAAGCCAAGCCAAAATTTGCTTTCCATTTTCAGTCACACAAAGATGGACTTTATCAACCTTTTATTTCTAAAGATAAAAATCCTATCACATTCAAGGTTGATGATGGGCCTGAAAGATCGGAAACAATTGAGAATAGAAATCTTGAAAATCTAAGTCCTGTGTTTCATGAGGaattttttggagaaaatgtGAATTTGTCAGAGATTGAGCCTGTGGAAGCTGAAGCTCTTGGCAATGGCTTTGTTGACCATTCAATGGCTGAAATTTTAGATGGCCTTCAGGATAAGAATATTCAGCCAAGAGGAAATTCTAAATGG TATAGCAGAACAAATTCAAGGAGGGGACAGATAGTCATGAAGAGAAGTATGTCTTTATTGGGAGATAGAATCATTGATGATGAAGACCAACCTGAGCTGCTGGCTAGTGGATCATCTAGTGATGACGAG ACCAATCATCAGAACATAAACCTTGCTGACCTGGAGATGAAGAAACGAACTATCGCTGATCGCTTTCAGGAAGCTTTAGCTGCTACCTCTGTGAGTGATGAAGGGGTCATTTTTGCAGCAGCTAAACCATCAGG TATTGGTTTGTTTGGGAAGTTGCAGCAGGTCATGCAGACTGAAAAGGAAAGAGATTCTGAGTTTCTGAAAAAGCTACAGATGGGAGCAAGCCCAAATA GTGAACCATGCTCCATAGTTGCAAAGATCCTGTCCAGATGCTTTGATGCAAAGCTGATAGTTTGTCATTGCACTTTTGGTGAGAATATAAAG GATTCCCAGTCACCAGAGAGCTCCAAAACATTTGTTGATAGAGGAAGGATTAGGACGGTTATTTTCAGTCCAAGAGTTTGCAGCAATGTTGACCTTGATTTAGGGAACTTGATTTGTATTTACCCTCCCTG GAAGGAGGTTCAAGTAATTGGGAGTGATGAATTTGTTATTCTAACAACATATTTCTCCCACGTTTCAGCCTGA
- the LOC118062765 gene encoding uncharacterized protein isoform X2 translates to MWRQNSFPGKSDSDHSISDEEDFDGDLRENCVSLTGNTLKEEGWELQSRLDILRGMNAQSSGNRTSYLASEKQTNFKIDDELEMPDFPNEEGTFFFSPRKGSAHNSKDEVDCDDKDKYALLEYSIMSSDTKFDKGNNLRGFGREKQAEACTWSLVNKEAETLINLNENALSSHSAYSKGNKSHKGIRGKAKPKFAFHFQSHKDGLYQPFISKDKNPITFKVDDGPERSETIENRNLENLSPVFHEEFFGENVNLSEIEPVEAEALGNGFVDHSMAEILDGLQDKNIQPRGNSKWYSRTNSRRGQIVMKRSMSLLGDRIIDDEDQPELLASGSSSDDENINLADLEMKKRTIADRFQEALAATSVSDEGVIFAAAKPSGIGLFGKLQQVMQTEKERDSEFLKKLQMGASPNSEPCSIVAKILSRCFDAKLIVCHCTFGENIKDSQSPESSKTFVDRGRIRTVIFSPRVCSNVDLDLGNLICIYPPWKEVQVIGSDEFVILTTYFSHVSA, encoded by the exons ATGTGGCGGCAAAATTCTTTCCCG ggaaAATCGGATTCTGATCATAGCATTTCTG ACGAGGAAGATTTTGACGGAGATTTgagagaaaattgtgtttctttgACTGGGAATACACTGAAAGAG gaaggaTGGGAACTTCAGTCACGACTGGATATCCTTCGAg GTATGAATGCGCAAAGTAGTGGAAATAGAACTAGCTATTTAGCGAGTGAG AAgcaaacaaatttcaaaatcgATGATGAACTCGAGATGCCTGATTTCCCTAATGAGGAGGGTACTTTCTTTTTCTCCCCTAGAAAAGGATCTGCACATAACTCTAAAGATGAAGTCGATTGTGATGACAAG GATAAATATGCATTGTTGGAATATTCAATTATGTCTAGTGACACAAAGTTTGATAAAGGTAATAATCTTCGAGGTTTTGGAAGGGAGAAGCAAGCTGAAGCATGCACATGGTCCCTGGTGAATAAAGAGGCTGAGACACTAATCAATTTGAATGAGAATGCACTCTCTTCCCATTCTGCTTATTCTAAAGGAAACAAATCTCATAAAG GTATCAGAGGCAAAGCCAAGCCAAAATTTGCTTTCCATTTTCAGTCACACAAAGATGGACTTTATCAACCTTTTATTTCTAAAGATAAAAATCCTATCACATTCAAGGTTGATGATGGGCCTGAAAGATCGGAAACAATTGAGAATAGAAATCTTGAAAATCTAAGTCCTGTGTTTCATGAGGaattttttggagaaaatgtGAATTTGTCAGAGATTGAGCCTGTGGAAGCTGAAGCTCTTGGCAATGGCTTTGTTGACCATTCAATGGCTGAAATTTTAGATGGCCTTCAGGATAAGAATATTCAGCCAAGAGGAAATTCTAAATGG TATAGCAGAACAAATTCAAGGAGGGGACAGATAGTCATGAAGAGAAGTATGTCTTTATTGGGAGATAGAATCATTGATGATGAAGACCAACCTGAGCTGCTGGCTAGTGGATCATCTAGTGATGACGAG AACATAAACCTTGCTGACCTGGAGATGAAGAAACGAACTATCGCTGATCGCTTTCAGGAAGCTTTAGCTGCTACCTCTGTGAGTGATGAAGGGGTCATTTTTGCAGCAGCTAAACCATCAGG TATTGGTTTGTTTGGGAAGTTGCAGCAGGTCATGCAGACTGAAAAGGAAAGAGATTCTGAGTTTCTGAAAAAGCTACAGATGGGAGCAAGCCCAAATA GTGAACCATGCTCCATAGTTGCAAAGATCCTGTCCAGATGCTTTGATGCAAAGCTGATAGTTTGTCATTGCACTTTTGGTGAGAATATAAAG GATTCCCAGTCACCAGAGAGCTCCAAAACATTTGTTGATAGAGGAAGGATTAGGACGGTTATTTTCAGTCCAAGAGTTTGCAGCAATGTTGACCTTGATTTAGGGAACTTGATTTGTATTTACCCTCCCTG GAAGGAGGTTCAAGTAATTGGGAGTGATGAATTTGTTATTCTAACAACATATTTCTCCCACGTTTCAGCCTGA
- the LOC118062765 gene encoding uncharacterized protein isoform X1: protein MWRQNSFPGKSDSDHSISDEEDFDGDLRENCVSLTGNTLKEEGWELQSRLDILRGMNAQSSGNRTSYLASEKQTNFKIDDELEMPDFPNEEGTFFFSPRKGSAHNSKDEVDCDDKDKYALLEYSIMSSDTKFDKGNNLRGFGREKQAEACTWSLVNKEAETLINLNENALSSHSAYSKGNKSHKGIRGKAKPKFAFHFQSHKDGLYQPFISKDKNPITFKVDDGPERSETIENRNLENLSPVFHEEFFGENVNLSEIEPVEAEALGNGFVDHSMAEILDGLQDKNIQPRGNSKWYSRTNSRRGQIVMKRSMSLLGDRIIDDEDQPELLASGSSSDDETNHQNINLADLEMKKRTIADRFQEALAATSVSDEGVIFAAAKPSGIGLFGKLQQVMQTEKERDSEFLKKLQMGASPNSEPCSIVAKILSRCFDAKLIVCHCTFGENIKDSQSPESSKTFVDRGRIRTVIFSPRVCSNVDLDLGNLICIYPPWKEVQVIGSDEFVILTTYFSHVSA, encoded by the exons ATGTGGCGGCAAAATTCTTTCCCG ggaaAATCGGATTCTGATCATAGCATTTCTG ACGAGGAAGATTTTGACGGAGATTTgagagaaaattgtgtttctttgACTGGGAATACACTGAAAGAG gaaggaTGGGAACTTCAGTCACGACTGGATATCCTTCGAg GTATGAATGCGCAAAGTAGTGGAAATAGAACTAGCTATTTAGCGAGTGAG AAgcaaacaaatttcaaaatcgATGATGAACTCGAGATGCCTGATTTCCCTAATGAGGAGGGTACTTTCTTTTTCTCCCCTAGAAAAGGATCTGCACATAACTCTAAAGATGAAGTCGATTGTGATGACAAG GATAAATATGCATTGTTGGAATATTCAATTATGTCTAGTGACACAAAGTTTGATAAAGGTAATAATCTTCGAGGTTTTGGAAGGGAGAAGCAAGCTGAAGCATGCACATGGTCCCTGGTGAATAAAGAGGCTGAGACACTAATCAATTTGAATGAGAATGCACTCTCTTCCCATTCTGCTTATTCTAAAGGAAACAAATCTCATAAAG GTATCAGAGGCAAAGCCAAGCCAAAATTTGCTTTCCATTTTCAGTCACACAAAGATGGACTTTATCAACCTTTTATTTCTAAAGATAAAAATCCTATCACATTCAAGGTTGATGATGGGCCTGAAAGATCGGAAACAATTGAGAATAGAAATCTTGAAAATCTAAGTCCTGTGTTTCATGAGGaattttttggagaaaatgtGAATTTGTCAGAGATTGAGCCTGTGGAAGCTGAAGCTCTTGGCAATGGCTTTGTTGACCATTCAATGGCTGAAATTTTAGATGGCCTTCAGGATAAGAATATTCAGCCAAGAGGAAATTCTAAATGG TATAGCAGAACAAATTCAAGGAGGGGACAGATAGTCATGAAGAGAAGTATGTCTTTATTGGGAGATAGAATCATTGATGATGAAGACCAACCTGAGCTGCTGGCTAGTGGATCATCTAGTGATGACGAG ACCAATCATCAGAACATAAACCTTGCTGACCTGGAGATGAAGAAACGAACTATCGCTGATCGCTTTCAGGAAGCTTTAGCTGCTACCTCTGTGAGTGATGAAGGGGTCATTTTTGCAGCAGCTAAACCATCAGG TATTGGTTTGTTTGGGAAGTTGCAGCAGGTCATGCAGACTGAAAAGGAAAGAGATTCTGAGTTTCTGAAAAAGCTACAGATGGGAGCAAGCCCAAATA GTGAACCATGCTCCATAGTTGCAAAGATCCTGTCCAGATGCTTTGATGCAAAGCTGATAGTTTGTCATTGCACTTTTGGTGAGAATATAAAG GATTCCCAGTCACCAGAGAGCTCCAAAACATTTGTTGATAGAGGAAGGATTAGGACGGTTATTTTCAGTCCAAGAGTTTGCAGCAATGTTGACCTTGATTTAGGGAACTTGATTTGTATTTACCCTCCCTG GAAGGAGGTTCAAGTAATTGGGAGTGATGAATTTGTTATTCTAACAACATATTTCTCCCACGTTTCAGCCTGA
- the LOC118062765 gene encoding uncharacterized protein isoform X4, which translates to MNAQSSGNRTSYLASEKQTNFKIDDELEMPDFPNEEGTFFFSPRKGSAHNSKDEVDCDDKDKYALLEYSIMSSDTKFDKGNNLRGFGREKQAEACTWSLVNKEAETLINLNENALSSHSAYSKGNKSHKGIRGKAKPKFAFHFQSHKDGLYQPFISKDKNPITFKVDDGPERSETIENRNLENLSPVFHEEFFGENVNLSEIEPVEAEALGNGFVDHSMAEILDGLQDKNIQPRGNSKWYSRTNSRRGQIVMKRSMSLLGDRIIDDEDQPELLASGSSSDDETNHQNINLADLEMKKRTIADRFQEALAATSVSDEGVIFAAAKPSGIGLFGKLQQVMQTEKERDSEFLKKLQMGASPNSEPCSIVAKILSRCFDAKLIVCHCTFGENIKDSQSPESSKTFVDRGRIRTVIFSPRVCSNVDLDLGNLICIYPPWKEVQVIGSDEFVILTTYFSHVSA; encoded by the exons ATGAATGCGCAAAGTAGTGGAAATAGAACTAGCTATTTAGCGAGTGAG AAgcaaacaaatttcaaaatcgATGATGAACTCGAGATGCCTGATTTCCCTAATGAGGAGGGTACTTTCTTTTTCTCCCCTAGAAAAGGATCTGCACATAACTCTAAAGATGAAGTCGATTGTGATGACAAG GATAAATATGCATTGTTGGAATATTCAATTATGTCTAGTGACACAAAGTTTGATAAAGGTAATAATCTTCGAGGTTTTGGAAGGGAGAAGCAAGCTGAAGCATGCACATGGTCCCTGGTGAATAAAGAGGCTGAGACACTAATCAATTTGAATGAGAATGCACTCTCTTCCCATTCTGCTTATTCTAAAGGAAACAAATCTCATAAAG GTATCAGAGGCAAAGCCAAGCCAAAATTTGCTTTCCATTTTCAGTCACACAAAGATGGACTTTATCAACCTTTTATTTCTAAAGATAAAAATCCTATCACATTCAAGGTTGATGATGGGCCTGAAAGATCGGAAACAATTGAGAATAGAAATCTTGAAAATCTAAGTCCTGTGTTTCATGAGGaattttttggagaaaatgtGAATTTGTCAGAGATTGAGCCTGTGGAAGCTGAAGCTCTTGGCAATGGCTTTGTTGACCATTCAATGGCTGAAATTTTAGATGGCCTTCAGGATAAGAATATTCAGCCAAGAGGAAATTCTAAATGG TATAGCAGAACAAATTCAAGGAGGGGACAGATAGTCATGAAGAGAAGTATGTCTTTATTGGGAGATAGAATCATTGATGATGAAGACCAACCTGAGCTGCTGGCTAGTGGATCATCTAGTGATGACGAG ACCAATCATCAGAACATAAACCTTGCTGACCTGGAGATGAAGAAACGAACTATCGCTGATCGCTTTCAGGAAGCTTTAGCTGCTACCTCTGTGAGTGATGAAGGGGTCATTTTTGCAGCAGCTAAACCATCAGG TATTGGTTTGTTTGGGAAGTTGCAGCAGGTCATGCAGACTGAAAAGGAAAGAGATTCTGAGTTTCTGAAAAAGCTACAGATGGGAGCAAGCCCAAATA GTGAACCATGCTCCATAGTTGCAAAGATCCTGTCCAGATGCTTTGATGCAAAGCTGATAGTTTGTCATTGCACTTTTGGTGAGAATATAAAG GATTCCCAGTCACCAGAGAGCTCCAAAACATTTGTTGATAGAGGAAGGATTAGGACGGTTATTTTCAGTCCAAGAGTTTGCAGCAATGTTGACCTTGATTTAGGGAACTTGATTTGTATTTACCCTCCCTG GAAGGAGGTTCAAGTAATTGGGAGTGATGAATTTGTTATTCTAACAACATATTTCTCCCACGTTTCAGCCTGA
- the LOC118062765 gene encoding uncharacterized protein isoform X3 produces MWRQNSFPGKSDSDHSISDEEDFDGDLRENCVSLTGNTLKEEGWELQSRLDILRGMNAQSSGNRTSYLASEKQTNFKIDDELEMPDFPNEEGTFFFSPRKGSAHNSKDEVDCDDKDKYALLEYSIMSSDTKFDKGNNLRGFGREKQAEACTWSLVNKEAETLINLNENALSSHSAYSKGNKSHKGIRGKAKPKFAFHFQSHKDGLYQPFISKDKNPITFKVDDGPERSETIENRNLENLSPVFHEEFFGENVNLSEIEPVEAEALGNGFVDHSMAEILDGLQDKNIQPRGNSKWYSRTNSRRGQIVMKRSMSLLGDRIIDDEDQPELLASGSSSDDETNHQNINLADLEMKKRTIADRFQEALAATSVSDEGVIFAAAKPSGIGLFGKLQQVMQTEKERDSEFLKKLQMGASPNSEPCSIVAKILSRCFDAKLIVCHCTFGENIKDSQSPESSKTFVDRGRIRTVIFSPRVCSNVDLDLGNLICIYPPWRFK; encoded by the exons ATGTGGCGGCAAAATTCTTTCCCG ggaaAATCGGATTCTGATCATAGCATTTCTG ACGAGGAAGATTTTGACGGAGATTTgagagaaaattgtgtttctttgACTGGGAATACACTGAAAGAG gaaggaTGGGAACTTCAGTCACGACTGGATATCCTTCGAg GTATGAATGCGCAAAGTAGTGGAAATAGAACTAGCTATTTAGCGAGTGAG AAgcaaacaaatttcaaaatcgATGATGAACTCGAGATGCCTGATTTCCCTAATGAGGAGGGTACTTTCTTTTTCTCCCCTAGAAAAGGATCTGCACATAACTCTAAAGATGAAGTCGATTGTGATGACAAG GATAAATATGCATTGTTGGAATATTCAATTATGTCTAGTGACACAAAGTTTGATAAAGGTAATAATCTTCGAGGTTTTGGAAGGGAGAAGCAAGCTGAAGCATGCACATGGTCCCTGGTGAATAAAGAGGCTGAGACACTAATCAATTTGAATGAGAATGCACTCTCTTCCCATTCTGCTTATTCTAAAGGAAACAAATCTCATAAAG GTATCAGAGGCAAAGCCAAGCCAAAATTTGCTTTCCATTTTCAGTCACACAAAGATGGACTTTATCAACCTTTTATTTCTAAAGATAAAAATCCTATCACATTCAAGGTTGATGATGGGCCTGAAAGATCGGAAACAATTGAGAATAGAAATCTTGAAAATCTAAGTCCTGTGTTTCATGAGGaattttttggagaaaatgtGAATTTGTCAGAGATTGAGCCTGTGGAAGCTGAAGCTCTTGGCAATGGCTTTGTTGACCATTCAATGGCTGAAATTTTAGATGGCCTTCAGGATAAGAATATTCAGCCAAGAGGAAATTCTAAATGG TATAGCAGAACAAATTCAAGGAGGGGACAGATAGTCATGAAGAGAAGTATGTCTTTATTGGGAGATAGAATCATTGATGATGAAGACCAACCTGAGCTGCTGGCTAGTGGATCATCTAGTGATGACGAG ACCAATCATCAGAACATAAACCTTGCTGACCTGGAGATGAAGAAACGAACTATCGCTGATCGCTTTCAGGAAGCTTTAGCTGCTACCTCTGTGAGTGATGAAGGGGTCATTTTTGCAGCAGCTAAACCATCAGG TATTGGTTTGTTTGGGAAGTTGCAGCAGGTCATGCAGACTGAAAAGGAAAGAGATTCTGAGTTTCTGAAAAAGCTACAGATGGGAGCAAGCCCAAATA GTGAACCATGCTCCATAGTTGCAAAGATCCTGTCCAGATGCTTTGATGCAAAGCTGATAGTTTGTCATTGCACTTTTGGTGAGAATATAAAG GATTCCCAGTCACCAGAGAGCTCCAAAACATTTGTTGATAGAGGAAGGATTAGGACGGTTATTTTCAGTCCAAGAGTTTGCAGCAATGTTGACCTTGATTTAGGGAACTTGATTTGTATTTACCCTCCCTG GAGGTTCAAGTAA